Proteins from one Mycteria americana isolate JAX WOST 10 ecotype Jacksonville Zoo and Gardens chromosome 1, USCA_MyAme_1.0, whole genome shotgun sequence genomic window:
- the HDHD5 gene encoding haloacid dehalogenase-like hydrolase domain-containing 5 isoform X1, which translates to MALRGCLRAGRGLLRAAGPRGPPARGGCAGSGAGGRPPAFGFLFDVDGVLVRGSQAVPAARQAFRRLADGSGRLRVPVVFLTNAGNCLRSAKAGELSQALGLQVSPEQVILSHSPLRLFSQFHQKCMLVVGQGPVEENAQNLGFKHVVTIEALRKAYPLLDMVDQSRRPKELPPPTTGFRPIEGVILFGEPVRWETSLQLIIDVLLSNGNPGAELQGIPYPHLPVLACNMDLLWMAEAKMPRFGHGTFLLCLENIYKKVTGWELKYEALIGKPSTVTYHYAEYLIKQQAEKQGWKSPIRRLYAVGDNPMSDIYGANLYNNYLKSAHQKQVPAGVKRSPQAASPQTEDHLELRKDCNNSVESCESILVCTGVYRHNADVPSNTEECTTEAVFHGHRDFCFDPSLVEASYIVQDVNDAVQLAFKKENWS; encoded by the exons aTGGCGCTGCGCGGATGCctgcgggccgggcgggggctgctgcgcgccgcggggccgcgggggccgcccgcccgcgggggctgcgccgggagcggcgccgggggccgg CCGCCGGCCTTCGGGTTCCTCTTCGACGTGGACGGGGTGCTGGTGCGGGGCAGCCAGGCGGTGCCCGCCGCCCGCCAGGCCTTCCGGAGGCTGGCGGACGGCAGCGGGCGGCTCCGGGTGCCCGTCGTGTTCCTGACCAACGCCGGCAACTGCCTGAGGTCGGCCAAGGCCGGAGAGCTCTCCCAGGCGCTGGGGCTGCAG GTGTCTCCGGAGCAGGTGATCCTGTCCCACAGCCCCCTGCGGCTCTTCAGCCAGTTCCACCAGAAGTGCATGCTGGTGGTCGGGCAGGGCCCCGTGGAGGAGAACGCCCAGAA CCTGGGGTTCAAGCATGTGGTCACCATAGAGGCACTGAGGAAGGCATATCCCCTGTTAGACATGGTGGATCAGAGCCGGAGGCCAAAGGAGCTG CCTCCTCCAACCACTGGCTTCCGTCCTATAGAAG GGGTGATTCTGTTTGGTGAGCCAGTGAGGTGGGAGACAAGCCTGCAACTTATTATTGACGTACTCTTGAGCAATGGGAaccctggggcagagctgcaagGTATACCGTACCCCCATCTGCCTGTCCTCGCCTGCAACATGGATCTCCTGTGGATGGCCGAAGCCAAGATGCCCAG GTTTGGCCATGgcacttttcttctctgcttggaAAACATCTACAAGAAAGTGACAGGCTGGGAGCTGAAGTACGAGGCCTTGATTGGCAAACCCAGCACGGTCACCTACCACTATGCCGAATACTTGATAAAACAGCAGGCGGAGAAACAGGGCTGGAAGTCTCCCATCCGACGCCTCTATGCAGTTGG GGATAACCCTATGTCTGATATCTATGGGGCAAACCTCTACAACAACTACCTCAAGTCAGCTCACCAGAAGCAGGTCCCGGCTGGGGTGAAGAGGAGCCCGCAGGCAGCCAGTCCCCAAACTGAGGATCACCTCGAGCTGAGGAAGGACTGCAACAATTCAGTGGAAAGTTGCGAGTCGATTCTGGTCTGCACTGGGGTCTACCGCCACAATGCAGATGTTCCCAGTAACACGGAGGAGTGCACAACAGAGGCGGTGTTCCATGGCCATCGGGACTTCTGCTTTGACCCCAGCCTGGTGGAGGCATCTTACATAGTGCAGGATGTGAATGATGCTGTGCAACTTGCTTTCAAGAAGGAGAACTGGAGCTAG
- the HDHD5 gene encoding haloacid dehalogenase-like hydrolase domain-containing 5 isoform X2, whose amino-acid sequence MALRGCLRAGRGLLRAAGPRGPPARGGCAGSGAGGRVSPEQVILSHSPLRLFSQFHQKCMLVVGQGPVEENAQNLGFKHVVTIEALRKAYPLLDMVDQSRRPKELPPPTTGFRPIEGVILFGEPVRWETSLQLIIDVLLSNGNPGAELQGIPYPHLPVLACNMDLLWMAEAKMPRFGHGTFLLCLENIYKKVTGWELKYEALIGKPSTVTYHYAEYLIKQQAEKQGWKSPIRRLYAVGDNPMSDIYGANLYNNYLKSAHQKQVPAGVKRSPQAASPQTEDHLELRKDCNNSVESCESILVCTGVYRHNADVPSNTEECTTEAVFHGHRDFCFDPSLVEASYIVQDVNDAVQLAFKKENWS is encoded by the exons aTGGCGCTGCGCGGATGCctgcgggccgggcgggggctgctgcgcgccgcggggccgcgggggccgcccgcccgcgggggctgcgccgggagcggcgccgggggccgg GTGTCTCCGGAGCAGGTGATCCTGTCCCACAGCCCCCTGCGGCTCTTCAGCCAGTTCCACCAGAAGTGCATGCTGGTGGTCGGGCAGGGCCCCGTGGAGGAGAACGCCCAGAA CCTGGGGTTCAAGCATGTGGTCACCATAGAGGCACTGAGGAAGGCATATCCCCTGTTAGACATGGTGGATCAGAGCCGGAGGCCAAAGGAGCTG CCTCCTCCAACCACTGGCTTCCGTCCTATAGAAG GGGTGATTCTGTTTGGTGAGCCAGTGAGGTGGGAGACAAGCCTGCAACTTATTATTGACGTACTCTTGAGCAATGGGAaccctggggcagagctgcaagGTATACCGTACCCCCATCTGCCTGTCCTCGCCTGCAACATGGATCTCCTGTGGATGGCCGAAGCCAAGATGCCCAG GTTTGGCCATGgcacttttcttctctgcttggaAAACATCTACAAGAAAGTGACAGGCTGGGAGCTGAAGTACGAGGCCTTGATTGGCAAACCCAGCACGGTCACCTACCACTATGCCGAATACTTGATAAAACAGCAGGCGGAGAAACAGGGCTGGAAGTCTCCCATCCGACGCCTCTATGCAGTTGG GGATAACCCTATGTCTGATATCTATGGGGCAAACCTCTACAACAACTACCTCAAGTCAGCTCACCAGAAGCAGGTCCCGGCTGGGGTGAAGAGGAGCCCGCAGGCAGCCAGTCCCCAAACTGAGGATCACCTCGAGCTGAGGAAGGACTGCAACAATTCAGTGGAAAGTTGCGAGTCGATTCTGGTCTGCACTGGGGTCTACCGCCACAATGCAGATGTTCCCAGTAACACGGAGGAGTGCACAACAGAGGCGGTGTTCCATGGCCATCGGGACTTCTGCTTTGACCCCAGCCTGGTGGAGGCATCTTACATAGTGCAGGATGTGAATGATGCTGTGCAACTTGCTTTCAAGAAGGAGAACTGGAGCTAG